From one Chryseobacterium sp. 3008163 genomic stretch:
- a CDS encoding DUF763 domain-containing protein: protein MKRSGTATLPLHYGKVPPWLYERMAVLGLSIVEVMLADYGKDEVLKRLADPFWFQSFGAVMGMDWHSSGITTSVMGALKRSINPNSKELGIYICGGKGRFSKETPNELLVIADKTGLNGTELVRASKLSAKVDNTAIQDGYQLYLHNFIVSDEGNWAVVQQGMNDADGTARRYHWHSENMKSFVDEPHKGIQGINQGQILNLTAHEAKESRKGILEISHTNSEKIMQDFANLILPAHHDVRASDVDLKKLGTLLYMTRENQPENFEELLLLKGVGPRTLQSLALVSEVIHGAPSRFRDPARFSFANGGKDGHPFPVPINVYDETINILQKGIEKSKLGNSDKLQSINKLHTIISEAEKNFTPDFDINDVIEEERQNSWRFGGKTVFGDAEKPSKPKPIQLSLF from the coding sequence ATGAAACGCTCCGGAACTGCAACATTACCCCTTCACTACGGAAAAGTACCGCCTTGGCTGTACGAGCGTATGGCTGTACTCGGACTTTCGATTGTAGAAGTCATGTTGGCTGATTACGGAAAAGATGAGGTACTTAAAAGATTGGCAGATCCATTTTGGTTCCAGAGTTTTGGCGCAGTAATGGGAATGGATTGGCATTCTTCCGGAATCACAACTTCGGTGATGGGCGCTTTGAAACGCAGCATCAATCCCAATTCTAAAGAGCTCGGGATTTATATTTGTGGCGGAAAAGGCAGATTTTCAAAAGAAACTCCGAACGAACTTCTCGTTATCGCAGATAAAACCGGTTTAAATGGAACTGAATTAGTTCGTGCAAGCAAATTATCGGCAAAAGTTGACAATACGGCAATTCAGGATGGTTATCAGTTGTATTTGCACAATTTTATCGTTTCAGACGAAGGAAACTGGGCAGTGGTACAGCAGGGAATGAACGATGCAGACGGAACTGCAAGACGCTATCATTGGCATTCTGAAAATATGAAATCTTTTGTTGATGAACCTCACAAAGGAATTCAGGGAATTAATCAAGGTCAGATCCTGAACTTAACCGCTCATGAAGCTAAGGAAAGCAGAAAAGGAATTTTGGAAATCTCCCATACCAATTCTGAAAAAATAATGCAAGATTTTGCCAATTTGATTTTACCTGCACATCACGATGTTCGTGCTTCAGATGTTGATTTGAAAAAATTGGGAACACTTTTGTACATGACCAGAGAAAATCAGCCTGAAAACTTCGAAGAACTGCTTTTATTGAAAGGTGTTGGACCGCGAACTTTACAAAGTCTCGCTTTGGTCAGCGAAGTCATTCACGGAGCGCCATCAAGATTCAGAGATCCTGCAAGATTTTCTTTTGCAAATGGTGGGAAAGACGGACATCCGTTTCCTGTTCCCATCAATGTTTATGACGAAACCATCAACATTCTGCAGAAAGGAATTGAAAAATCAAAGCTCGGAAATTCAGATAAATTGCAGTCAATCAATAAACTTCACACTATTATTTCAGAAGCAGAGAAAAATTTCACGCCAGATTTCGACATTAATGATGTAATTGAAGAAGAACGTCAGAATTCTTGGCGTTTCGGTGGGAAAACAGTCTTCGGTGACGCAGAAAAACCTTCAAAACCAAAACCAATTCAACTATCGTTATTTTAA
- a CDS encoding Crp/Fnr family transcriptional regulator, producing the protein MEEGKTSNEYLILEKGLARSFVNDFNGNEVTTNFFVENEIIIEVSSLFQRIPTQENIVCITDCECQKIDFDTFQELYHKMQNLSEWGRAWMSQELFTYKQRSVEMFTLSATKRYLNLLEQKPHVIQFAPLKQVASYLGVTDTSLSRIRKELVSHPKKN; encoded by the coding sequence TTGGAAGAAGGAAAAACATCCAACGAATATTTAATTTTAGAGAAAGGTTTAGCGCGGTCTTTTGTGAATGATTTTAACGGGAACGAAGTGACTACCAACTTCTTTGTTGAAAACGAAATTATCATCGAAGTTTCTTCATTGTTTCAGAGAATTCCTACCCAGGAAAACATTGTCTGCATCACAGATTGTGAATGTCAAAAAATCGATTTTGATACTTTTCAGGAATTATATCATAAAATGCAAAACCTAAGTGAATGGGGGAGAGCTTGGATGTCGCAAGAACTTTTCACCTATAAACAACGTTCCGTAGAAATGTTTACGCTATCTGCAACAAAACGTTATCTCAATCTTTTAGAACAAAAACCGCACGTTATACAATTTGCTCCCCTGAAGCAGGTCGCTTCCTATCTTGGTGTTACAGACACTTCATTAAGCCGAATTCGCAAAGAATTAGTTTCGCATCCTAAGAAAAATTAA
- a CDS encoding VOC family protein — protein MEINQIYVNLPVKDVQKTREFWTKLGFSINEQFSDEKAICVIMKADHIYTMFLTEEFFQTFTDRPVAKGETTQTLIAIGVKSREEVDQMVKIAIDNGGSTYSEPQDHGWMYQSTFSDLNGHQWEVMFADASQIPAE, from the coding sequence ATGGAAATCAATCAAATTTATGTCAACCTTCCTGTAAAAGATGTTCAGAAAACGAGAGAATTCTGGACAAAATTAGGGTTTTCTATCAACGAGCAATTCTCAGACGAAAAAGCGATTTGTGTAATCATGAAAGCAGATCATATTTACACGATGTTTTTAACGGAAGAGTTTTTTCAGACTTTCACAGACAGACCCGTTGCCAAAGGAGAAACCACTCAAACGCTTATTGCCATTGGTGTAAAAAGTCGTGAAGAAGTAGATCAAATGGTAAAAATTGCCATTGATAACGGAGGTTCTACATACAGCGAACCACAAGATCATGGCTGGATGTATCAAAGTACTTTTTCAGATTTGAACGGTCATCAGTGGGAAGTTATGTTTGCAGATGCTTCTCAGATTCCGGCAGAATAA
- a CDS encoding VOC family protein yields MKINQIYVNLPVKDVQKTKDFWTKLGFTINEQFSDEKAVCVVLNDNTFVMFLTEEYFQTFSERPVPKGDTTQVLVAIGLDSREEVDQVVNAAVANGATQHEEPQDYGWMYQNSFWDINGHGWNVTFADMSQLPQ; encoded by the coding sequence ATGAAAATCAATCAGATTTATGTCAACCTTCCGGTAAAAGATGTTCAGAAAACAAAAGACTTCTGGACAAAGCTCGGATTTACGATTAACGAACAATTCTCAGATGAAAAGGCGGTTTGTGTGGTTTTAAATGATAATACCTTCGTTATGTTTTTAACTGAAGAATATTTCCAGACTTTTTCTGAAAGACCTGTTCCAAAAGGCGATACCACACAGGTTTTGGTCGCAATTGGTTTAGACAGTCGTGAGGAAGTTGATCAGGTAGTAAATGCTGCTGTAGCAAATGGTGCAACTCAGCATGAAGAGCCGCAGGATTACGGATGGATGTATCAAAACTCTTTCTGGGACATCAATGGCCATGGTTGGAATGTAACATTTGCAGATATGTCTCAACTTCCTCAATGA
- a CDS encoding DinB family protein, with protein MDTPKSQKLDIIIPAFRGHSQNFLMVLEGVSEEDALKRIEGRTNHIVWMVGNFLDMRYAMGNVLGIEEEFEFKDYFFQGKALDESLNYPTLEQLKNSFHEISPLVYQKLLEVSDEDLEKDFPMGMNIEFFPENVLNFVGMCIGREDYLCGQIGLMRRILNYEGMKYDFDENMKY; from the coding sequence ATGGACACACCAAAATCACAAAAACTAGACATCATCATTCCTGCGTTTCGTGGTCACAGCCAGAATTTTTTGATGGTTCTTGAAGGAGTTTCTGAAGAAGATGCTTTGAAAAGAATTGAAGGCAGAACCAATCACATCGTTTGGATGGTAGGGAACTTTCTCGATATGCGCTACGCCATGGGAAATGTACTTGGAATTGAAGAAGAATTTGAATTTAAAGATTATTTCTTTCAGGGAAAAGCTTTGGATGAGAGTTTAAACTATCCAACGTTAGAACAACTTAAGAACAGTTTTCATGAAATTTCACCTTTAGTTTATCAAAAATTGCTTGAAGTTTCTGATGAAGATTTAGAAAAAGATTTTCCGATGGGAATGAATATCGAATTTTTCCCTGAAAATGTTCTGAATTTCGTCGGAATGTGCATAGGACGTGAAGATTATCTGTGCGGACAAATCGGACTGATGCGAAGAATTCTCAATTACGAAGGAATGAAATATGACTTTGATGAGAATATGAAATATTAA
- a CDS encoding VOC family protein, whose translation MAKLNPYLNFDGTAEEAFNFYKTVFGGEFVGGVHKMGNAPGTENLSEEEKNRVMHIALPVGSDLLMASDIVPSFGQNLKVGNNNYVSIFPDSREDADRIFKVLSEGGNIEMPLEDQFWGDYFGSFQDKFGVYWMINFSTDQGYEG comes from the coding sequence ATGGCAAAATTAAATCCATACCTCAATTTTGATGGTACAGCAGAAGAAGCATTCAATTTTTACAAAACTGTTTTCGGTGGCGAATTCGTTGGCGGAGTCCACAAAATGGGGAATGCTCCCGGAACTGAAAATCTCTCAGAGGAAGAGAAAAACAGAGTAATGCACATCGCACTTCCGGTGGGCAGCGACCTTTTGATGGCATCAGACATTGTGCCGTCGTTTGGACAGAATTTAAAGGTAGGAAACAATAATTATGTTTCTATTTTTCCGGATTCGAGAGAAGATGCGGACAGAATTTTTAAGGTGCTTTCTGAAGGCGGAAATATTGAAATGCCTCTTGAAGACCAATTTTGGGGTGATTATTTCGGTAGTTTTCAGGATAAATTCGGAGTATATTGGATGATCAATTTTTCTACCGATCAAGGCTACGAAGGATAA
- a CDS encoding SRPBCC family protein, which yields MDKINIDITILALVEKVWDYYNEPKHIVKWNFAHESWECPSSENDLRVGGKFNNRMEAKDGSFGFDFVGVYDEVVEYELIKYHMEDGRNVEIVFERIDENTTNVKISFDPEKQNSVEMQRDGWYAILNNFHKYVENH from the coding sequence ATGGATAAAATTAACATCGACATCACAATTTTAGCTCTCGTAGAAAAGGTTTGGGATTATTATAATGAGCCTAAACATATTGTGAAATGGAATTTCGCTCACGAAAGCTGGGAATGTCCAAGTTCTGAAAATGATCTTAGAGTCGGCGGGAAATTCAATAATAGAATGGAAGCCAAAGACGGAAGTTTCGGATTTGATTTTGTAGGAGTTTATGATGAAGTTGTAGAATATGAATTGATTAAATATCACATGGAAGACGGCAGAAACGTAGAAATCGTTTTTGAAAGGATAGATGAAAATACGACGAATGTTAAGATCAGTTTCGATCCTGAAAAGCAAAACTCTGTAGAAATGCAGCGTGATGGCTGGTATGCGATACTCAACAACTTCCATAAATATGTGGAAAATCATTAA
- a CDS encoding DNA-directed RNA polymerase subunit alpha C-terminal domain-containing protein: MAKFLKPICTERHVVSNDFLKGIIAMPARRTLEKEKIDSLEKLSDYSESELLQFHGFGKNTMQKLKVYMKNNDAFLK; encoded by the coding sequence ATGGCAAAGTTTTTAAAACCCATTTGTACTGAGCGTCATGTCGTTTCAAATGATTTTTTGAAGGGAATTATTGCAATGCCCGCAAGAAGAACTTTAGAAAAAGAAAAAATAGATTCTTTAGAAAAACTTTCAGATTACTCAGAAAGTGAGCTCTTGCAGTTTCATGGATTTGGGAAAAATACGATGCAGAAGTTGAAAGTTTACATGAAAAATAATGATGCTTTTTTAAAGTAA
- a CDS encoding VOC family protein codes for MNNDIFPCLWHNEDAKEAAEFYCKVFNGKITADTPVVMNIDLFGQKIMLLNGGPQFEKNASVSFMVLCETDDEVQNYWNQLSDGGIVLMELGKYPWSEKYGWVRDKFGLTWQLYLGEKQGEQKIIPTLMFIHQNNGKAMEAMDFYTHVFPNSKIGGVLKYGDGVGNESHEVPENVQHAHFEIDGYSFFCMDNSYDHKFDFNEGISMVVMTDNQEETDDLWNALTSDGGRESMCGWLKDQFGMSWQIVPKKLIELMSDSDQLKAQKVVQAMMKMQKIVIKDLENAYNS; via the coding sequence ATGAATAACGACATTTTTCCTTGCCTCTGGCACAATGAAGATGCCAAAGAGGCAGCAGAATTTTACTGTAAAGTATTTAACGGAAAAATTACGGCAGATACACCGGTTGTAATGAATATTGACCTTTTCGGTCAAAAAATAATGCTTTTAAACGGCGGTCCGCAGTTTGAAAAAAATGCCTCGGTCTCTTTTATGGTCCTATGCGAAACTGATGATGAGGTTCAAAATTATTGGAATCAGTTATCAGATGGAGGAATCGTTCTGATGGAGCTAGGTAAATATCCTTGGAGTGAAAAATATGGTTGGGTTCGAGACAAATTTGGCTTGACATGGCAATTGTATTTGGGTGAAAAACAGGGCGAACAAAAAATTATCCCAACCTTAATGTTTATTCACCAAAATAACGGAAAGGCAATGGAAGCAATGGATTTTTACACCCATGTTTTCCCGAATTCAAAGATTGGCGGAGTTTTGAAATATGGAGACGGTGTCGGAAATGAAAGTCATGAAGTTCCGGAAAATGTACAACATGCACACTTCGAAATTGATGGGTACAGCTTCTTCTGTATGGATAATTCTTATGACCACAAATTTGATTTTAATGAAGGAATTTCTATGGTTGTGATGACCGATAATCAGGAAGAAACCGATGATCTGTGGAATGCTCTCACGTCGGATGGAGGTCGTGAAAGTATGTGTGGTTGGCTGAAAGATCAATTTGGAATGAGCTGGCAAATTGTTCCAAAAAAATTAATTGAATTAATGAGTGATTCTGACCAGCTGAAAGCTCAAAAAGTCGTTCAGGCAATGATGAAAATGCAGAAAATTGTGATTAAGGATTTGGAAAACGCCTACAACTCTTAG